A genomic window from Brevibacillus agri includes:
- a CDS encoding IS3 family transposase: protein MEIADKWIQLGYTAKLVLRIVGILEATYYYRKNKASQKPRVYHRGRPIPGYSLSKDGQPVSDEQIKEWLSELIADEESAYGYRKLTVCLRRDHQLVINKKKVYRLLKEEELLQPQRQKKRKHPRKLANNREITAPNQLWEIDVKYGFIVGEQRFFFLMSLIDVYDRAIVDYHFGLTCEGKHAAQILQRALWKRQQFNCDDRPVIRTDNGPQFISHAFEEACQHFQTVHERIPPKTPNKNAHIESFHSVLEKECLQRNEFQSYQEAYEIVTNYLLFYNQRRIHGSLYDLSPVEFGKAFALQLITPFVVKV from the coding sequence ATGGAGATAGCCGACAAGTGGATACAGCTGGGGTACACAGCCAAACTAGTGCTACGTATTGTCGGCATCCTGGAAGCAACCTACTATTACCGAAAAAACAAAGCCTCCCAAAAACCTCGCGTTTATCACAGAGGAAGACCTATACCCGGTTATTCGTTGTCAAAAGACGGACAACCTGTCAGTGACGAACAAATCAAAGAATGGCTATCCGAGCTGATTGCCGATGAAGAATCTGCTTATGGATATCGAAAGCTTACCGTCTGCCTACGGCGAGACCACCAACTGGTCATCAACAAGAAAAAGGTTTACCGCTTGCTGAAAGAAGAAGAACTCCTGCAACCACAACGACAAAAGAAAAGGAAACATCCTCGAAAGTTGGCAAACAACCGAGAGATTACCGCTCCGAATCAATTGTGGGAGATAGACGTAAAATACGGATTTATCGTAGGAGAACAGCGTTTCTTTTTCCTGATGAGTCTCATTGATGTCTATGATCGAGCGATCGTGGACTACCATTTCGGACTGACCTGCGAAGGAAAACATGCTGCTCAGATTCTCCAACGTGCTTTGTGGAAACGGCAGCAATTCAATTGTGATGATCGCCCTGTTATCCGTACGGATAACGGTCCACAGTTTATTAGCCATGCCTTTGAAGAAGCCTGTCAGCATTTCCAAACGGTGCATGAGCGAATTCCTCCAAAGACACCCAATAAAAACGCTCACATTGAGTCATTTCACAGTGTTTTGGAGAAAGAATGTTTGCAGCGGAATGAATTTCAGAGCTATCAAGAAGCCTATGAAATCGTGACAAACTATCTGCTCTTTTATAATCAGCGACGGATTCATGGAAGCTTGTACGATTTATCACCTGTAGAATTTGGTAAAGCCTTTGCCTTGCAACTCATTACACCATTTGTTGTGAAAGTGTAG
- the dndD gene encoding DNA sulfur modification protein DndD: MLLKKLLFDNYKTYYGRQEIDFYIPKQIREEQGKNIILLGGLNGAGKTTILKAIHYSLFGKRGISDAEHKKLFSNVINNVFFDEGGRSCSVTLILETDSGEDWELKTQWNFDHNKRCINENREIAIRKPGVKIPKQAHIENIEAFNRFIDKMIPFHAAPFFIFDGEEIKDIIIRQDSSEMKEAIHKITGLEAYKQLLSDLSSMKSSLEQNLAKAVNQEKLKNVQEELANTEQEMETLEKRKSESIAEKNKLEALIREAKTSRNEKIANNSKSREVIIKKQAQLSTQYQIETEEFATLFKENALSIILSEKIVALKKRLKTEHDSKQRRIIQDSALVPYRNFINQLFDTPISPPLSDVQLSQIKSMGEEIWAKENNITLEVSNIEEIHDITHSEYTYLMNLPVHDRHRIVSSINKIEKLSTQLSDIEQELRTAPESVDISEENQKIDTLTKKLGEIDLKLRNIQAKLNRSKETKTNLLNQLTRVSDQNNDYADLTNRLEYVNRLIKTINQYVSEMTHLKAVFIKEEFASMLNKLFRKQDEFGVIEFDIQTYSIKLYNDKLQEISIQERSAGEMQMIASSLIWALTKASDLSLPMVIDTPLGRLDSYHRNHLINYYYKELSEQVIILSTDTEISQDYVDLMKNTSHRQYLLDYDQNRKYTIIRDGYFDFVKV, encoded by the coding sequence TTGTTATTAAAAAAGTTGCTCTTTGATAACTATAAAACCTATTATGGCCGCCAAGAAATTGACTTTTATATCCCAAAACAAATACGAGAAGAACAAGGAAAAAACATTATTCTGCTTGGTGGATTAAACGGGGCAGGAAAAACAACTATTCTCAAAGCCATCCATTATTCGTTATTTGGCAAAAGAGGGATCTCCGACGCAGAACATAAAAAGCTATTCTCCAACGTGATTAACAATGTATTCTTCGATGAGGGCGGTAGAAGTTGTTCCGTTACACTCATTTTAGAAACTGATAGTGGTGAAGATTGGGAACTAAAAACGCAATGGAACTTTGATCACAATAAACGATGCATTAATGAAAATCGGGAAATAGCGATTCGAAAACCTGGTGTAAAAATTCCTAAACAGGCTCATATTGAAAACATAGAGGCATTCAATCGATTCATTGATAAAATGATACCTTTCCACGCAGCTCCTTTTTTTATCTTTGATGGTGAAGAGATCAAAGATATTATTATTCGACAGGATAGCAGCGAAATGAAAGAAGCGATTCATAAAATTACTGGGCTAGAAGCCTACAAGCAACTACTTAGCGATTTAAGCTCTATGAAAAGTTCCTTGGAACAAAATCTAGCCAAAGCAGTCAATCAAGAAAAGTTGAAGAACGTTCAAGAAGAACTGGCTAATACGGAACAAGAAATGGAGACACTTGAAAAGAGAAAATCAGAGTCCATCGCAGAGAAGAATAAGCTAGAAGCTCTCATTCGCGAAGCGAAAACAAGCCGTAATGAGAAAATTGCAAATAACTCTAAGTCGAGAGAAGTCATCATAAAGAAACAGGCTCAGCTCTCTACTCAATATCAGATCGAAACTGAAGAGTTCGCCACATTATTTAAAGAAAATGCCTTATCGATTATCTTATCAGAGAAAATTGTTGCCCTGAAAAAACGCCTGAAAACGGAACATGATTCAAAACAAAGACGCATTATCCAAGACTCTGCCTTAGTTCCTTATCGAAACTTTATTAACCAATTGTTTGACACCCCTATTTCTCCTCCACTGTCAGATGTTCAATTATCGCAAATTAAAAGTATGGGAGAAGAAATTTGGGCGAAGGAAAACAATATTACATTGGAAGTTAGTAACATTGAGGAAATTCATGATATTACACATTCCGAGTATACTTATCTGATGAATCTCCCCGTCCACGATCGGCACAGAATCGTATCTTCCATCAATAAAATCGAAAAGCTTTCTACACAATTATCGGACATCGAACAAGAACTGCGTACCGCGCCAGAGTCTGTCGATATCTCGGAAGAAAACCAAAAAATTGATACGTTAACGAAGAAATTAGGAGAAATCGATTTAAAACTCCGAAACATTCAAGCAAAATTAAATCGATCTAAAGAAACAAAAACGAACCTTTTAAACCAGTTGACACGAGTCTCTGACCAAAATAATGATTACGCAGATCTTACGAACCGATTAGAGTATGTCAATCGATTAATTAAAACGATCAATCAATACGTAAGCGAGATGACACATTTAAAGGCCGTCTTTATTAAAGAAGAGTTTGCATCTATGCTGAATAAATTATTTCGAAAACAAGATGAGTTTGGCGTCATCGAATTTGACATACAAACCTATAGCATCAAGCTCTATAATGATAAGTTGCAAGAAATCAGTATCCAGGAACGTTCTGCTGGTGAAATGCAGATGATTGCCTCTTCGCTTATTTGGGCATTAACCAAAGCGTCTGACCTTTCTTTACCCATGGTAATTGACACACCTCTTGGACGACTGGATAGCTATCACCGGAATCACTTAATTAACTATTACTATAAAGAACTAAGTGAGCAAGTCATCATTCTCTCAACTGACACAGAAATTAGCCAAGATTACGTTGATTTGATGAAAAACACCTCACATCGTCAGTATCTACTTGATTATGATCAAAATCGAAAATATACGATTATTCGTGACGGTTACTTTGATTTCGTAAAGGTGTGA
- the dptH gene encoding DNA phosphorothioation-dependent restriction protein DptH, which translates to MSNQFYDYITESLLSFFKETQIKPGDRYYLQLDKPEDVQSLVESLQNQENVKQFVYKHEFGDPYITFTIEINDVQLIIANTSETVKPDFLVTLRNQVGEQQNVWRNTALFTVVSEQLDSIQGGSSDLQKDGMPLHPHSIVKKLKQEIEDSALDKVDQIILLDNMQMILQEQMFQQITFFDFEEIFTTLSRGYIEDKDFKKFGLFKDPDLATFSGSSLKKRMELNRELFDYVRKVHDFGYEDDELDRKFSSTGTSKLKGEDWSDLSFSEVNKYYEERQEINKKTSVDVKELVIKGGLKYWDKPHKETAAGHRKRHLIIFNPDHKSEIELTIAFMFQGGIKSLSDQYVTVPNACKKDVTVDVGRINLTAKITAKANETTFVKFFYRHEKKSSLGAEFHIAVVPIEEHVLDSYKTKYVVEASDRYIGFQTDQNEITIGSALNEKSMDVSEYGQFVRFSMHEKIIAKPQPDAFNDEEELLINFQVEETEAIIPVLLKNEIPESIPITSQRIWKLKRENGLDFERVHNRLIFGNREFYMNAEDKQFFDWEHVWIEKGMKCAEVESEMLVQVDLDLSSELRDAYSRFMNYFRIKRNIPSLCHYNEDLMQRAKDYVITYMNEIKSFDENEAAGKRGRDLFKLGVVSANQTIYFSPFHPLLVAFQIQLYSLLSNEEIDNNILNRLKPDSLVPLINLGKEQLYKPDNQSAVTEWLIFKPVNQVTVSDANRYLAKLIEDKIAQFEEHFGYLFSEQSKAPLQINLINIENDYEVLRGIVNWILNKIESKGIDAVKTVEITLYREHNYDSAFDLFSRTDSIDEFQSKFNIKLSSKYYEPQDLLRTIRARLSYYKQQTQDNYKYAHISFYKMHAQEQFAVQPMADMVTGISLDGLFSNVPSMKGKENYRSGFGIKAYSLDEKNLLVQMAYYFNELSANLRNEGNDTYRKGEAIFSRTTTADEKVLESIFSSSYWVTFVDPSIDLEFFHEYGKNLVVIHYSDQYSSSSRYDAITVTDKSQQYFSVIKEFLKDKEVSCDEGKVKNTIKAFNTFNGEWLLRIIGSKGHYSREKLSIISAIKFSLAYFDHPEILWVPISLEEILRVAGAVSLNKSEGVFTAKNLGVKGSHSDDLLLIGLEQRDQQLFMHFYPVEVKIGFNRNEILDKAKKQVSSTKKLIMNALGDPNEKAFTRRFYRNFFAQLFISNANKLKQSQFWESKNYELTEAVFEKLLKDQFTLATHLHPFIGDGAVLSFQRDAFHRSSHLEDGVTYMNLTEYDGYSGLIQSMEDMREWIQEKEGDLVKEQLLSNIYDAKNVIHQEPMLVLLDNHEQGSEEEMVAENLIDTSVEKEETISLEDSATQMELDQRAGDTDEDREQHIPEVTELGNDGETDVMEEKEDEVGSQPLTPHPVTPPAEEGAGILKDTRILIGRAENSNKNIYWEYGNKGIANRHLLISGSSGQGKTYFMQCLLLEKAKQGISSIVIDYTEGFLPNQLEAEFVQALGPQLQQQIVFTEQLPINPFLKNVRDIGGITLPESNTDVAERIKSVFSAVYKTLGIQQLNAIYDAILTGLDRYQDEMSLPLLREILEEDASTYAKTALSQIRPLIDRNPFSNKDPLNWQDIVEGKGTVFVIQLTGYPRDVQLIITEFVLWDLWNYAVRFGNKNKPIPIIMDEAQNLDHSEKSPSARILTEGRKFGLSAWYATQFLKSQLSADELARLQNASQKVYFAQPEQEVSYVAAGLSTTPADRKLWENKLSSLKKGQCIVHGPIRKDDGDLSKPVVTVVDITSLSERI; encoded by the coding sequence ATGTCAAACCAATTCTATGATTATATTACGGAATCGTTACTGTCTTTTTTCAAAGAAACGCAAATTAAGCCGGGAGATCGATATTATCTGCAATTGGATAAACCAGAAGATGTTCAAAGCCTCGTTGAGTCCTTGCAAAACCAAGAAAATGTCAAACAGTTTGTTTACAAACATGAGTTTGGCGATCCCTATATCACGTTTACTATTGAGATCAACGATGTGCAGCTCATTATTGCGAATACCTCTGAAACCGTAAAACCAGACTTTCTGGTGACGCTTCGAAACCAAGTGGGGGAACAACAGAATGTTTGGCGAAATACGGCATTGTTTACTGTAGTTTCTGAACAACTGGATTCGATCCAAGGTGGAAGTAGCGACTTGCAAAAAGATGGGATGCCTCTCCATCCTCATTCCATCGTTAAGAAATTAAAACAAGAAATTGAAGACAGTGCGTTGGATAAAGTCGATCAGATTATCCTTCTCGACAACATGCAAATGATTCTGCAAGAACAAATGTTTCAACAGATTACCTTTTTTGATTTTGAGGAAATATTTACGACGCTATCGCGAGGATATATTGAGGATAAAGACTTTAAGAAATTTGGTTTGTTTAAAGATCCTGATTTAGCGACATTTTCCGGGAGTAGCCTGAAGAAGCGGATGGAGTTAAATCGGGAGTTGTTTGACTATGTTCGGAAAGTCCATGATTTTGGCTATGAAGATGACGAGCTGGACAGAAAGTTTTCTTCCACGGGAACGTCAAAATTAAAAGGCGAAGATTGGTCGGATCTAAGCTTCTCTGAAGTCAATAAGTATTACGAAGAAAGACAGGAAATCAATAAAAAAACGTCCGTAGATGTCAAAGAACTTGTTATCAAGGGTGGGTTGAAATATTGGGATAAACCGCATAAAGAAACAGCGGCGGGGCACCGAAAACGACATCTAATTATTTTTAATCCAGACCACAAGAGTGAAATTGAATTGACGATTGCATTCATGTTTCAAGGTGGGATAAAAAGTTTATCGGACCAATACGTGACAGTACCCAATGCATGCAAAAAAGACGTGACCGTTGACGTCGGACGTATTAATCTCACGGCGAAAATTACAGCCAAAGCAAATGAAACGACCTTTGTGAAGTTTTTTTACAGACATGAAAAGAAATCGAGTCTCGGTGCGGAATTTCATATTGCGGTTGTGCCTATTGAGGAGCATGTTTTAGATTCCTATAAGACAAAGTATGTAGTTGAAGCGAGTGATCGCTATATCGGGTTCCAAACTGACCAAAATGAAATCACAATCGGATCCGCCTTGAACGAGAAAAGCATGGATGTAAGTGAGTACGGTCAGTTTGTTCGATTTAGTATGCATGAAAAAATCATTGCCAAACCTCAACCAGATGCCTTTAACGACGAGGAAGAGTTATTAATTAATTTTCAAGTTGAAGAGACGGAAGCCATCATCCCCGTTTTACTAAAAAACGAAATTCCGGAGTCTATTCCTATTACAAGTCAGAGGATCTGGAAATTAAAGAGAGAGAATGGCTTAGATTTTGAACGTGTACACAATCGACTGATTTTCGGTAATCGAGAGTTTTATATGAACGCCGAAGACAAACAGTTTTTTGATTGGGAGCATGTCTGGATTGAGAAAGGTATGAAGTGCGCTGAAGTCGAGTCGGAGATGTTAGTCCAGGTGGATCTTGATTTAAGTAGTGAGCTGAGGGATGCTTACAGTCGCTTTATGAATTACTTTCGTATAAAGCGAAATATTCCAAGTCTCTGTCATTACAATGAAGATTTGATGCAAAGAGCGAAGGATTACGTTATAACCTACATGAACGAGATCAAATCATTTGATGAAAATGAAGCAGCGGGAAAACGCGGCCGCGATCTCTTTAAGTTGGGCGTTGTCTCTGCCAATCAGACCATTTACTTTAGTCCCTTCCATCCGCTTCTTGTGGCATTTCAGATTCAGTTATATTCGCTTTTGTCAAATGAGGAGATCGATAATAATATCCTGAATCGCTTAAAACCGGATAGTTTAGTTCCGTTAATTAATCTAGGCAAGGAACAACTCTATAAACCCGACAATCAAAGTGCAGTAACAGAATGGTTGATTTTCAAGCCCGTCAATCAAGTAACCGTTTCGGATGCTAATCGATATTTGGCCAAACTCATTGAGGATAAAATTGCCCAGTTTGAAGAGCATTTTGGTTATTTGTTCAGTGAGCAATCCAAAGCTCCATTACAAATCAATTTAATTAACATTGAAAATGATTATGAAGTATTACGAGGAATCGTGAACTGGATTCTAAATAAAATCGAGAGCAAAGGCATTGATGCTGTAAAGACTGTGGAAATCACGCTGTATCGCGAACACAATTATGATAGTGCTTTTGATTTGTTTTCCAGAACCGATTCAATCGATGAATTCCAATCGAAGTTTAATATCAAATTGTCATCCAAATACTATGAACCGCAAGATCTGCTGAGAACGATTCGGGCCCGTCTTTCTTACTATAAACAACAGACACAAGATAATTATAAGTACGCCCACATTTCGTTTTATAAGATGCATGCTCAGGAACAATTTGCTGTACAACCGATGGCAGACATGGTTACGGGGATTTCCCTTGATGGACTATTCTCAAATGTCCCTTCTATGAAGGGAAAAGAGAATTACCGGAGTGGTTTTGGAATCAAAGCATATTCCCTGGATGAAAAAAATTTGTTGGTCCAGATGGCGTATTACTTTAACGAGTTGAGTGCAAACCTCCGGAATGAAGGGAATGATACGTACCGAAAAGGAGAAGCGATCTTCTCTCGAACAACAACGGCGGATGAAAAAGTACTGGAGTCCATTTTCTCCTCTTCATACTGGGTTACTTTCGTGGATCCTAGTATCGACCTTGAATTCTTTCATGAATACGGAAAGAATTTGGTTGTAATTCATTATAGTGATCAATATTCTTCCTCGAGTCGATACGATGCGATTACGGTCACCGATAAATCGCAACAATACTTCTCTGTCATTAAAGAGTTCCTCAAAGATAAAGAGGTCAGTTGTGACGAGGGAAAAGTCAAAAATACAATCAAAGCTTTTAACACCTTTAATGGGGAATGGTTGCTTCGCATTATTGGCAGCAAGGGACATTATTCGCGTGAGAAATTAAGTATCATTTCAGCCATTAAATTCAGTTTGGCTTATTTTGATCATCCAGAAATTTTGTGGGTACCGATTTCGTTAGAAGAGATTTTACGCGTAGCGGGGGCTGTTAGCTTAAATAAATCAGAGGGTGTGTTTACGGCCAAGAATCTTGGTGTAAAAGGAAGTCACAGTGATGACTTATTACTTATTGGTTTAGAGCAACGCGATCAACAATTATTTATGCATTTTTACCCCGTCGAAGTGAAAATCGGTTTTAATCGAAACGAAATATTGGATAAAGCAAAGAAACAAGTGAGTAGTACCAAAAAGTTAATCATGAATGCATTGGGAGATCCCAATGAAAAGGCCTTCACGAGAAGATTCTATCGGAATTTCTTTGCCCAGTTGTTTATTTCGAATGCGAATAAACTTAAGCAAAGTCAATTTTGGGAATCGAAAAATTATGAGCTCACAGAAGCCGTCTTCGAAAAGTTATTAAAAGATCAGTTTACTCTTGCTACCCATCTCCATCCATTTATCGGTGATGGTGCGGTTCTCTCTTTCCAAAGAGATGCTTTTCACCGCAGTTCTCATCTTGAGGATGGGGTTACTTATATGAATCTGACTGAATATGACGGTTATAGTGGCTTGATCCAGTCCATGGAGGACATGAGGGAGTGGATTCAGGAAAAAGAAGGCGATCTAGTAAAAGAACAACTACTCTCCAACATATACGATGCTAAGAATGTTATTCATCAGGAGCCGATGCTGGTACTGCTGGATAATCATGAGCAAGGATCCGAGGAAGAAATGGTCGCAGAAAACCTTATCGACACATCTGTAGAAAAAGAGGAAACCATTTCACTTGAAGATTCGGCTACTCAAATGGAACTTGATCAGCGAGCAGGGGACACTGATGAAGACAGGGAGCAGCATATACCTGAGGTGACGGAACTCGGTAATGATGGTGAAACGGATGTAATGGAGGAGAAAGAGGATGAGGTGGGAAGTCAGCCTTTAACGCCCCACCCTGTTACGCCCCCAGCAGAAGAGGGGGCGGGTATTCTCAAGGATACCAGAATATTGATTGGAAGAGCTGAGAATTCCAATAAGAATATCTACTGGGAGTATGGAAACAAAGGGATTGCGAATCGCCATTTATTGATTTCGGGTAGCTCTGGACAGGGGAAAACATACTTTATGCAATGCTTGCTCCTGGAAAAAGCGAAACAGGGCATATCTAGCATTGTGATCGACTACACGGAAGGCTTTTTACCGAATCAGTTAGAAGCAGAATTCGTACAAGCGCTAGGTCCCCAATTACAGCAACAGATTGTGTTTACCGAACAGTTACCGATTAATCCATTTTTGAAAAATGTTCGGGACATTGGAGGAATCACGCTTCCTGAATCCAATACAGACGTTGCAGAGAGAATTAAAAGTGTCTTTTCAGCTGTTTACAAGACGCTGGGAATTCAACAGCTTAATGCCATTTATGATGCGATTCTCACTGGTCTTGATCGTTATCAAGATGAAATGAGTCTCCCTCTGCTTCGTGAAATTCTCGAAGAAGACGCATCCACATACGCAAAAACGGCACTATCGCAAATTCGACCCTTGATCGATCGAAATCCGTTTAGTAACAAGGATCCCCTTAATTGGCAAGACATTGTTGAGGGTAAGGGGACAGTGTTTGTCATTCAGTTAACAGGATATCCTAGAGATGTGCAACTGATTATTACAGAATTCGTCTTATGGGATCTATGGAATTACGCGGTAAGGTTCGGAAACAAAAACAAACCGATTCCAATCATTATGGATGAGGCTCAGAACCTCGATCATTCGGAGAAATCGCCTTCCGCCAGGATTCTTACCGAAGGGCGAAAATTTGGATTGTCTGCTTGGTATGCAACGCAATTCCTTAAATCGCAATTATCAGCAGACGAACTCGCTCGTTTACAAAATGCATCCCAGAAAGTGTATTTTGCTCAGCCAGAACAGGAAGTCTCGTATGTTGCGGCTGGTTTATCCACTACTCCGGCAGATCGCAAACTATGGGAAAATAAACTTTCTTCCTTGAAAAAAGGTCAGTGCATTGTACATGGTCCGATTCGAAAAGACGATGGCGACCTGAGCAAACCTGTTGTCACCGTGGTTGATATTACATCCCTATCTGAACGAATCTAA
- a CDS encoding transposase gives MQRRRYSIEFKQQLIQEAHEVGNASQVARRHGIDPKMLYRWIRDSKHADWQNTSSEAKAVTSYTPSPGEFRELETENDKLKKLLGEKDLEIAILRDLVKKVNPAYRTKWR, from the coding sequence ATGCAACGGAGACGCTATTCAATCGAGTTCAAACAACAATTGATCCAGGAAGCCCACGAAGTAGGAAACGCTAGCCAAGTAGCCAGACGGCATGGGATAGACCCTAAAATGCTGTATCGATGGATACGTGACTCCAAACACGCAGATTGGCAGAATACGTCTTCCGAAGCTAAAGCTGTAACAAGCTATACACCAAGTCCAGGAGAGTTTCGGGAACTGGAAACGGAGAATGATAAACTGAAGAAATTACTGGGAGAAAAGGACTTGGAAATCGCGATCCTTCGTGATCTTGTAAAAAAGGTGAACCCAGCTTATCGGACAAAATGGAGATAG